The Candidatus Krumholzibacteriota bacterium DNA window TAGAAGCCGAGGCAGCTGAGGATATACCAGGCGGACATCTGGCCGCAGTCGTCGTTGCCGCAGAGACCGTCCGGGACGGGGCGGTACATTGTGTTGACTATCTCGTGAACACGCTGCTGCGTTTTTTCAGGGGCGCCGACGTATGAACAGAGATATGCGATGTGGTGGCTCGGTTCGTTCCCGTGCACGTAATTGCCGATTATCCCGACCCTGGCGACATCTTCGCTGTGGGCGATATCATCGTCGGAGACTTTCATCACAAAGAGTGAATCGAGCCATTCGATCATGCGGGCTGGGCCGCCGACCAACTCTATCAATCCCGGAACATCATGCGGAACATAAAGCGAGTAGTTCCAGGCGTTACCTTCGATATATCCCTGCCCCGCTACGCTTAGCGGGTCGAAAGGTTCTTTCCATGAGCCGTCGGAGTTTCTTGCCCGGATGAATCCGGTCTCCTTGTCAAAGATATTTCTGTAATTCTGAGAGCGCTGGCGGAATTCCCTGGCTATCTCCTTCCTGCCAAGCGACTCCGCGAGCTGAGAGATGCACCAGTCGTCGTATGCATATTCGAGGGTCTTCGATGCCGAGTTGCTGCTTATATCCTCGGGGACATAACCGTACTTTCTGTACGCTTCGATGCCGTCGTAGGCGCCGAAGTTTGCCGACCTGACGCAGGCGGCAAGGGCGCGCTCGCCGTCGAAACCACGAATCCCTTTTATCCAGGCGTCTGCGATAACAGAGACGGCATGATATCCGATCATGCACCAGTTCTCGTCGCCATGATGCGACCATACAGGAAGGGCGCCGTGAACGCTCTGCTCGCTGTGGGCAAGTATCGACTTAACCATATCGGTCGTTCTCTCAGGTTCTATGATGGTAAGCAGTGGATGCAGCGCCCTGTAGGTGTCCCAGAGCGAGAAGATACTGTAATTTGTAAAGCCAGGGTCGCGGTGGATCTCCTGATCGAGGCCGCGGTAACTGCCATCGACATCGCAGAAGACGACCGGCGACATGCATGCATGATAAAGAGCGGTGTAGAAATTGATCTTTCGATCGCGATCTGCATCGATCCGGATCTTCGAAAGCTGCTTGTCCCAGGCGGCGCGGGCCTCGCTTCGAACGCGGGCAAAATTGAAATGAGGGAGTTCGGCGCAAAGATTCTTCAGGGCGCCGGCGGAGCTTACCGGCGAAAGGGCGAATTTCACGAGGATCTCATCGCCATCCTCGATCTCAAAATCGAAATGGGCCTTTATAGCGCGACCGGCTCGTTCGGGGAAGTTGTCGTCCTCATCGAACTTTCTCCACCATCCGTTGTAGACAATATCTTCCCCATTGTGGAGCCCGTACGAACTGATCGGCTTTGATAAGACCATCGCGAAGAAAAGGGTCCTTGTCCTTGCCCACCCTCTGGTCTGCCTCATCCCTGTCACAAGGGTATCGTTCTCGACGCGGATCGACGACCAGATGACTTTGCCGTCATAGTTGTAGATGCCGTGCGTCAGGTCGAGAATTATATGGGCAACTGAATCTTCACCATCCCCTCTCTCCTTGCCGGTACCCGCGCCAGTAAATCTATACTTGTGAAAACCTACCCTCGTAGAAGCAGTCAGTTCGACATCTATCCCGTAATCATCAAGGGTGACTGCGTAGTATCCCGGGCTTCCCGTCTCTGTCTCCTTGGTGTAGCTAGAGCGGTAGCCGGAGCCGGGGTCGCCGGCAGTGCCGGGATTCAGGTGAAGGGGGCCGGTCGTCGGCATCAGCAGAAAGTCGCCGAGGTCGGAATGGCCGGTCCCGTTAAAATGTGTATGGCTGAATCCGACGATGGTCGGATCGTCATACTGATACCCGGCGCAATACCTGTAGACATCGGGGTTGTATCCATCCCCATAGGTGAATAGAAGAGTGTCGGTGTCAGGGCTCAGCTGCACCATCCCGAACGGCACAGTCGCGCCAGGAAAGGTGTGACCCATATCGCGCGTACCGATGAAAGGATTCACATATGAGCAGAGGTCCTTTTTCTCGATGGTGGGAAGATCCGGAGCCGATTCGACAGCATTACTATATGCATCTCCGTTATTAATTATAATCGTTATCAGCACGGCAATAGCCAATCGAAGAATTTTCATTTATAAACCCCTTTATATCTCACCTGGTTTTTGGCGGCGGCGAATATCCGCCACGAACCTGCTCATCGTACAACTTTTACCCGGCAGGTACAAGACCGGGGTCCGGCCCGTCCCGTGCATCTTGATTCAACGAGATAGATGTATTATATTTAATAGGAAGAACGATCCGCCACAGCCACTTCCAATATCGACCAGTCACCATCCTCTGATTCTGCCAACCTGTACCTGCAAGACGCGTTGCTCCATCTGCTCGTTTCCACGCGAGCATAGCCTGTGGTAAGGAGGTGTCCGATGCAGCGGCTGCTTGTAGTAGAAGCCGGTATGCTTGCCGCGTGTTTCTGGCCGGGTGCGGCGCGACCGGGCTGAACGAATGCCAGATCGAAGAGGAACTGGAGATCTCTGTAAATGCCGCCTCACTTGAGTGCTACAGCCACAGCGTTCTTCGTGGAAAGGGATCGATCCGGATCGAATGGACCCTCTCAAAGAGCACCGCGGGAGCGGTCTTTTCCGTCCAGCGCGCCCCGGCTTCGAGAAGATGTTTCAGGGAGATCAGGCAGATCGAAGCAGGCCCGGAAGATCTGACCTTCATATATCTCGATATGAGCTGCCAGCCTGGAAAAACATATCGCTACCGAGTCGTATATCGTCCTTTATTCGGAAAATCATGCATCCTATTCGAGACTGGAGAGTATCTGGCAGTCGCTGTTCCGACGATCCTGCATCCGAACCACCCCAATCCTTTCAGCACCGTCACAGAACTGCGATTCTCACTCGGCGAAACGGTGGAGACCTCCATCGCCATTTACGACGTGGGGGGAAAACTGGTGCGTCTCATTGTGAATTCCATTCTCGAACCAGGATCGTACCTTGCCGCCTGGAACGGGCGCGACGACACAGGCCGGCCGGTGGCCGCAGGAGTCTACTTCTGCTACCTCCGGGCAGGCAAGGCGACCCTTTCGAGGAAATTAATCCTTATCCGGTAGCTGGAAATATGTTATAATGATCATATTCTACATGGGGAAATAGTACGCCTCGAAGCGAAACCAGGAGTTGATCAAAACAGAAATAGATCTCAAGAAAAATCTCAATGATACTTTTTAAACACGATACGACCCACTGGGGAGAGATCATGAAAAACACCATATTGCTTGCTTTAATCTGTCTGATTGTTCTGTCCGTATCGATCGCCGCTGAACCGGTGATCGTTGAAGAAGACTGGACGCTGATCCGTACAATTTCGTTCGATAATCCGATCGCGGCACATTTCAATCCCATGGACGGCTGCATATACGCGGCCCGGCGTAATTCCGACGCCGATGGACTGTATCGTATAGACGCGGCGGGATACACAGTCCAGATCGCGAGCATGGCCTATCTTGCCGGCGTGGTTGTAGACTCTCAGACGGGGAACATCTTCTTTTCCGAGAGTTACTATGGCTTTATCTACCGCTCGCCCTTTGGTACGATAAGCCATCAGACCTGGGTTGGCGGCTTTCATACCGGAGATGACGACCCGATGGGTCTGGCGATCGCGCCGATGAATTACTCGGGCGACGTTCTCTCGCCTGGTGAAGCTCTGGTAGTCGACGGTGGATATGGCGGCCCCGATGAGATATGGCTATGGTCCCCTGCCTCGTCCGAGGGAGAGGTCCTGCTGCATGCCGACGACGAGACTCTTGTGGATGCGGTGGATATAGCGATTGGAGATTCAACGGTCCACCTCGTTGACACCGGCGAGACTGCACCAGGCGTGGTCTACCTTGTCACAAGCGGGGGCGTTCTGACCCCTCTTTCGACATCCCAGCCTCTGGCCGATCCTTGCGGTATTACGTACGACCCGGAAAATGGCGACCTGCTGGTCCTGGACCAGGGCGATGACCGGGTGGTACGGATCGACCCGTTAACAGGCGATGCAAGCATCGTGTTCACGGGTATCACCGCGGACTTCGGCTGGGCCGGGATAGATATCACATCAGACGGACGACAGATGGCAGTCTCCGCCTATGACGATGACGCGATCTATCTTTTCGCCCGCTGCGACGCGAGCTCTCACCCCGAGTTCGATTGCGACGGCAACGGTATCTATGACGGCTGCGATATCGCCGGTGGGGCTTCCGACTGCAATCGCAACGGACTTCCGGATGAATGCGACCTTGTGGATAACGACTGCAATCTAGACGGCATCCCGGATGATTGCCCCAATTGCCCTCCGGTCGAGATCATATTTATCCTGGACACTTCAACCTCCATGGACGACGAAGCGGCTGTTCTCTGCAACAACATGAGCCATGTAATTACAATTCTCGAGGGTGTCGATCTCGATGTAATGCCCCTCTTGCTTGGAATCTGCGACCTGCCAGGCGGAGCGTACAGCTGCCTGGAAGACCACATAACCAACCTGCTCGGCACCACAGTTCCAGGATCACCACCACCCGGCCTGGAATTGCTTGGTGACTGCACCGGTTATCTGGAAGGGTGTCAGGAAGACTGGGGGCTTGCGGCCGCTGTTGTCTCCGGCTCTTATTCCTGGCTGCCCGAGGGAGAATCGGTACGATTGATCATTCCAGTCGCCGATGAAGGCCCCGGCTGCGGCGACCCGGTCGACTCTTTCGATGAGGCGACTATAGCTCACGCGATCTCCGTAGCGCAATCTGCCGGCGTCATCGTCTCTCCGATCACCGGGACCGGCTCTTCAACCACCGTAAAATCATTGGCCCAGGCTCTCGCCGATTCTACCGGCGGCATGCATTTCAACTCGACCGAACCGGCGCTTGACATCGCCGACGCTATAGTCGATCTCGTATTGACCGCCTGCTCGAGTTACACCGACTGTAACGGAAATGGCATCCTTGACGAATGCGATATCACAAGCGGTACAAGCGAAGATGATAACAGCAACGGCATACCGGACGAGTGCGAGGATATAACAGACGTGGGCCCGTTGCCAGAAAGCAAGGTTTTGCTGCTGGAACAGAACAGGCCCAACCCGTTCAACCCTTCGACTACTATCTCGTTTATACTTCCACATGACTCGCATGTTGAACTGACGATATTCACCCCTGGCGGCCGGCGCGTGGCCACGATCGCGAGTCGGTGGTTCGCCGCGGGCCGAAATGAAGTCTTCTGGAACGGCCTCGATGACGCTGGCAAACCGGTCGCTTCAGGCGTCTACTTCTACCGTCTTGAAGCAGGCGAATTATCACAGACGAAGAAGATGGTGCTGCTTCGCTGATATGGATCCGGCTATCGATCCGCAACGAGTTGACCCTCACAAAAGTGCCGCAGGAACGGTCTTTTCCATCCAGCGCGCCCCGGCTTCGAGAATATGTTTCAGAGAGCCGAAAAAGATCGAAGCGGGCCCGGAAGATCTGCCCTTCATATATCTCGACATGAGCTGCCAGCCTGGGAAGACGTATCGCTACCGCGTTGTATATCGGCCGGCGTTCGGGGCCGCGTGCATCCTCTCCGAGACCGGAGAGCATCTGGCAGTCGCTGTCCCGACGACCCTGCGCTCGAACCACCCGAATCCCTTCAGTACAGTCACAGCGCTGCGATTCTCAGTGGATAATTTAGAGGAAATTGATTTTGATTCGATATGTTGTGGTGATTACCGTTACTGTACTATTCTACAAATTAAATACTAAGTTTGCTGGAATCTCCTGGAGGAATAAAAACTTCTTGTATTTTCTCACATTTTCGATCCTTACCTATACATTCAACTAATGATTGAAGCAAATAAATACCCTGCAAATATAGTATGAGTGATTTTATTGGTGATGGAGACTTTGATGCAATGAAAATAAGACGATCTGCCAGATAATAGGAAAAACGTCTGATTCCAGAATGTTTTTCATGAAACTCCAATTCTTCCTTCATTCCATTAATTAAAATATCCCACACAACGGATAACCCCCTCCTCCTTTCAGGATATAAAATATTAAATTCCCCCAATCCCTCTTTTAATCCAAATTGTTCTATAAACCATGTTAGTTCTTCATTACTATATTGTTCGAGATTCATCGAGATACAAACATGCGCAACGAGATGGGAATAGTCGATCAAATAGTCATCGACATGAATATTCCCAATATCAATAAATCGAGATGACGTACCATCGTTATTAATCATTATATTGTTCCCATGGCAGTCTCCATGCACAATAACATTTCTTGATTTATCTTCAGGATATCTCCCGGTCAACGGAATATTATGATACATATTCAATAATTTGACTATATTATAGCGGGCGGTATTTATCCTGATTTTCCTGCCGTCTATCTTTATGAAGATTCCTCTGTTGATAGCTACGTCTAAGTATGATTGCTTTCTGGCTAAACCATCAAGTCTCTCTAAAAGTTTTCCAATTCTATATTCGAATGCAGGTGGTTCTTTAACATCTCTAATAGATTTCGGAGTAATTGAATGTAGTCTTTTTATAAGCGATAACGAGGCTTTCGAATACATAACAAGCTTTTGATTCTGTGATGCCTGAGTACCATCGCTGGGGAGGCAATTTTTTACCAGCGATGCATACTCATCATATTCCTCAAGATATTCTATTACTCCATAACCTTGTTCTCCGGATCCTATTGTTCCAGCATTAATCTTTTGATCATGAAATGCTACAAGTTTTTTCCCTTCTTCTGGAAGGGTATCATAAATAACTGAGGATCGTTTTAATACTTCCGGCGGTCCAATTTTAATAATATATTTTGATTTGGTTCTCGATATATTTTCTAATGTTAAAGGAGCATGTATTTTTGCATTTACGCTATATACATGTGCTGAACTCCACCCACCAGTCAGCCTCCTTACATCATCGAGTTCAACATTTGTAGAATTTCTCAGAACATCTTCAAGCATGTTCATTTCGCTTGCTGATATATTCGAATTATCGATTCTTTTCTCTATTAATGCAGAAACCCCACAATTCATAAATCGAACAAAAAATTCTTCTTTATCAATTGCCAATATCAGTTTTAAAAACAACCCCGCGTGATAACCGTCAAAAT harbors:
- a CDS encoding phosphotransferase; translation: MKISETLMRDSITLFTKLLSSAESSNNKFFEIETANKIKSGDIARASAQLIEICSWLRILPIIKERLKGLSEYLQSQTALDQVQMYAHPSRLRSLLQISEFDFDSFENSIVYLIEHYSDYLDDKTLVRLAYTDFMGTLVHYAKKDKLPENFPKNIKIIKDADRLHKLFLESHWHLIINRRERKNIIPRDFSYAMWLLFLSGYYDGYQRNQSLERHLNYLEGRIVSIATIERLQKYHQGDFSRIVYPHIFLYFIERKRGRKVKEQEHFLNWLSICAKHLIGNFDGYHAGLFLKLILAIDKEEFFVRFMNCGVSALIEKRIDNSNISASEMNMLEDVLRNSTNVELDDVRRLTGGWSSAHVYSVNAKIHAPLTLENISRTKSKYIIKIGPPEVLKRSSVIYDTLPEEGKKLVAFHDQKINAGTIGSGEQGYGVIEYLEEYDEYASLVKNCLPSDGTQASQNQKLVMYSKASLSLIKRLHSITPKSIRDVKEPPAFEYRIGKLLERLDGLARKQSYLDVAINRGIFIKIDGRKIRINTARYNIVKLLNMYHNIPLTGRYPEDKSRNVIVHGDCHGNNIMINNDGTSSRFIDIGNIHVDDYLIDYSHLVAHVCISMNLEQYSNEELTWFIEQFGLKEGLGEFNILYPERRRGLSVVWDILINGMKEELEFHEKHSGIRRFSYYLADRLIFIASKSPSPIKSLILYLQGIYLLQSLVECIGKDRKCEKIQEVFIPPGDSSKLSI
- a CDS encoding T9SS type A sorting domain-containing protein, translated to MSDAAAACSRSRYACRVFLAGCGATGLNECQIEEELEISVNAASLECYSHSVLRGKGSIRIEWTLSKSTAGAVFSVQRAPASRRCFREIRQIEAGPEDLTFIYLDMSCQPGKTYRYRVVYRPLFGKSCILFETGEYLAVAVPTILHPNHPNPFSTVTELRFSLGETVETSIAIYDVGGKLVRLIVNSILEPGSYLAAWNGRDDTGRPVAAGVYFCYLRAGKATLSRKLILIR
- a CDS encoding GH92 family glycosyl hydrolase, producing MKILRLAIAVLITIIINNGDAYSNAVESAPDLPTIEKKDLCSYVNPFIGTRDMGHTFPGATVPFGMVQLSPDTDTLLFTYGDGYNPDVYRYCAGYQYDDPTIVGFSHTHFNGTGHSDLGDFLLMPTTGPLHLNPGTAGDPGSGYRSSYTKETETGSPGYYAVTLDDYGIDVELTASTRVGFHKYRFTGAGTGKERGDGEDSVAHIILDLTHGIYNYDGKVIWSSIRVENDTLVTGMRQTRGWARTRTLFFAMVLSKPISSYGLHNGEDIVYNGWWRKFDEDDNFPERAGRAIKAHFDFEIEDGDEILVKFALSPVSSAGALKNLCAELPHFNFARVRSEARAAWDKQLSKIRIDADRDRKINFYTALYHACMSPVVFCDVDGSYRGLDQEIHRDPGFTNYSIFSLWDTYRALHPLLTIIEPERTTDMVKSILAHSEQSVHGALPVWSHHGDENWCMIGYHAVSVIADAWIKGIRGFDGERALAACVRSANFGAYDGIEAYRKYGYVPEDISSNSASKTLEYAYDDWCISQLAESLGRKEIAREFRQRSQNYRNIFDKETGFIRARNSDGSWKEPFDPLSVAGQGYIEGNAWNYSLYVPHDVPGLIELVGGPARMIEWLDSLFVMKVSDDDIAHSEDVARVGIIGNYVHGNEPSHHIAYLCSYVGAPEKTQQRVHEIVNTMYRPVPDGLCGNDDCGQMSAWYILSCLGFYPVCPGSAEYIIGTPCIAGAKIDLGDGREFVVEVNNYSSERMYIESIQLDGNEYLESSINHQEVINAGKMNYRMKTNLSNQDSHVPNERIGVPWFPRAKACNL